Proteins co-encoded in one Cucurbita pepo subsp. pepo cultivar mu-cu-16 chromosome LG15, ASM280686v2, whole genome shotgun sequence genomic window:
- the LOC111811146 gene encoding CST complex subunit STN1 codes for MNQQRAFSLYHTHIKLLGFDLNSLAQSSSSSSSDAVSFSRRGYAVSCVEVVGVVVFRDLKPNRFLRFSVDDGTGCVSCILWLNHLTSPYFASRHQPDVRIIGNMATHFAAQIRVGIVARVRGKVSSYRGVVQITVSDVVVENDPNAEILHWLDCMRLALKCYDLSPAPK; via the coding sequence ATGAACCAGCAGCGAGCCTTCTCCCTCTACCACACCCACATCAAGCTCCTGGGTTTCGACCTTAATTCACTCGCGCAAagctcttcttcctcctcctccgatGCCGTTTCCTTCTCTCGCAGAGGCTATGCCGTTTCTTGTGTTGAGGTCGTCGGCGTTGTGGTCTTCCGTGACCTGAAACCCAACAGGTTTCTTAGATTTTCCGTCGACGATGGCACAGGCTGTGTTAGCTGTATCCTGTGGCTAAACCATCTCACGTCGCCTTATTTTGCCTCACGCCACCAGCCAGATGTTCGAATAATTGGAAATATGGCGACCCATTTCGCAGCCCAAATTAGGGTTGGGATTGTTGCTAGGGTTCGAGGGAAGGTTAGCAGCTATAGGGGAGTGGTGCAGATCACGGTGTCAGATGTTGTGGTTGAGAACGACCCAAATGCTGAAATTCTGCATTGGTTGGATTGTATGAGGTTGGCTCTTAAGTGTTATGACCTCTCCCCTGCACCTAAGTAG
- the LOC111811163 gene encoding vegetative cell wall protein gp1-like, translating into MAILKALAFISVAATILRSCSVEGQIRSPCTASMINNFTPCFNVITGSSSNGSSQKESCCTTLSSLSGVSMDCVCLLLTANVPVPLPINAALALVLPSSCNITNLPAQCKASGSPLPSPGPVSLGPTAPSPTAAASPLSPQVSKAVAVAPAPESRQPQPQPQHLTPTYSPAESQAPEAAHRRIRPVLAPSASTPSCSFSPSLLLLSIAVMVFKSH; encoded by the exons ATGGCGATTTTGAAGGCCTTAGCGTTCATCTCAGTTGCAGCAACTATCTTAAGGAGTTGTTCAGTTGAAGGGCAGATTCGTTCGCCTTGCACGGCCTCAATGATCAACAATTTCACCCCATGTTTCAATGTCATCACTGGAAGTAGCAGCAATGGTTCTTCACAAAAGGAGAGTTGCTGCACCACACTGAGTTCGCTCTCGGGGGTAAGCATGGACTGTGTCTGCCTTTTACTTACTGCTAATGTGCCTGTTCCACTGCCCATCAATGCGGCCCTTGCGCTCGTTCTTCCAAGTTCTTGTAACATTACCAACTTGCCTGCACAATGCAAAG CTTCAGGTTCTCCCCTGCCATCACCAG GACCTGTCTCACTTGGACCAACTGCACCATCTCCTACTGCAGCTGCTTCTCCTCTAAGCCCACAAG TTTCCAAAGCAGTAGCAGTAGCTCCGGCACCAGAAAGCAGGCAGCCTCAGCCTCAGCCGCAGCATTTGACACCGACGTATTCTCCGGCGGAATCGCAAGCTCCAGAAGCAGCCCACCGTCGGATCCGACCGGTTTTAGCTCCATCCGCATCTACTCCATCTTGTTCCTTCTCACCATCTCTCTTGCTGCTTTCCATAGCCGTGATGGTCTTCAAATCCCATTGA
- the LOC111776382 gene encoding F-box/kelch-repeat protein SKIP30 codes for MSELIDGLPDAVALRCLARVPFHLYPKLELVSKSWLAAIRSSELFRVRQEIGSSEDLLCVCAFEPENLWQLYDPLRDLWITIPVLPSRIRHLAHFGAVSTAGKLFVLGGGSDDVDPLTGDQDRNFATNEVWSYDPIIHRWFQRASMLVPRAMFACCVLGGRIVVAGGFTSCRKSISQAEMYDPDKDVWIPLPDLHHTHNSACTGVVIGGKLHVLHKGLSTVQIFDDVQLEWRVEDYGWLQGPMAVVQGSLYVMSHGHIFKHDGEVRKVVISASEFRQRIGFAMIGLRDEIYVIGGDIGPDRLNWDIKPTSDVDILTTGGERPTWRHAASMTKCCGAIRGCARLRI; via the coding sequence ATGTCTGAATTGATTGACGGTCTCCCAGACGCTGTCGCCCTTAGGTGCCTCGCTCGTGTTCCCTTCCACCTCTATCCAAAGTTGGAGCTTGTTTCTAAATCCTGGCTAGCTGCCATTCGTAGTTCTGAACTTTTTAGAGTTCGACAGGAGATTGGATCATCAGAAGATCTATTATGCGTATGCGCATTTGAACCCGAGAATCTATGGCAGCTTTATGACCCCCTCAGAGACCTTTGGATAACAATTCCTGTACTTCCATCGAGAATTAGGCATCTTGCACACTTTGGTGCCGTCTCCACTGCTGGAAAGTTGTTTGTGCTCGGCGGTGGCAGTGATGACGTTGATCCATTGACTGGTGATCAAGATAGGAACTTTGCAACCAATGAGGTATGGTCATATGATCCTATAATACATCGGTGGTTTCAACGTGCATCGATGCTTGTACCACGTGCCATGTTTGCGTGCTGTGTCTTGGGTGGAAGGATTGTCGTTGCGGGTGGTTTTACTAGCTGCAGAAAATCGATTTCTCAGGCAGAAATGTATGACCCTGATAAAGATGTATGGATTCCACTGCCTGATCTACACCATACTCACAACTCTGCTTGCACAGGGGTAGTGATTGGAGGGAAGTTGCACGTTTTGCACAAGGGGTTATCAACGGTGCAAATTTTCGACGATGTGCAGCTTGAATGGAGAGTTGAAGACTATGGTTGGCTCCAAGGTCCAATGGCTGTTGTCCAGGGTTCACTTTATGTCATGAGCCATGGACATATTTTCAAGCACGATGGAGAAGTGAGGAAGGTTGTTATTTCAGCATCCGAGTTTCGGCAACGAATTGGGTTTGCGATGATTGGTTTGAGAGATGAAATTTACGTGATCGGAGGGGATATCGGTCCCGACCGTTTGAATTGGGACATCAAACCAACGTCGGACGTCGACATATTGACAACAGGAGGTGAGAGGCCAACATGGCGACATGCAGCTTCGATGACGAAATGCTGTGGAGCGATTCGGGGATGTGCTCGGTTGAGAATTTAG